The genome window CctgaaaagacaaaaaatttggcttaaaatggGTCAATAACTGTCTGAGAGTGACTTAAGCAGCCTTAAAAGCCTTAACTTTGGCCTAAAGTGGCCCAAACGCAGTCTGAAAATGGCTGAAAGCAGCCTCAAAAGCCTCAACTTTGGCGAAAAATCCCCGCTCACCTGcaaaaacttctggaaacaGCACAGCTGTGTCGTACTGTTGGAGCATTTTCCGGGAATGCACACGTCGGTTAGGTAGATGCCTTTGTTACAGCACTTGGACACCAGGGATCCCATTTGCTCGCGCTGAAAGTTTAAGCTTTAGGGCTGAAAAAGGCTCTGAAAATGGCTCTGAATTTGGCTTAAAACGGCCTAAAATGGACTGAACCGCCGCTTACCTGCTGATGGCAAATGTCATCAGTAAATGCACTACACGGTAGATTCGCGTCCATCATCAGAGCCGGATTCGGTGGGCTATTTGGATTCTGCTGGTAACCATATGGATAGCCTTGCGGTGTCCATTGTTGGTGTGGAGGAAATGTTGGCCATGCGGAGCCATGTGATGGTGGACGAGGGATTtgggtctgaaaatttcggagcTCGAATTGGGGGGTTTTTTtgagtcgatgcaccatgtctagCAGAAGCTTGTCATGTTGCCGGAAATCGTCTAACTTCTAATCTCACAGTTTCAGCTATATGGGCTGCGCAGGGCCGGCCCggagcaaaaaatttgaaggtttgGGTCGGTGT of Caenorhabditis elegans chromosome II contains these proteins:
- the pqn-42 gene encoding Prion-like-(Q/N-rich)-domain-bearing protein (Product from WormBase gene class pqn;~Confirmed by transcript evidence) — translated: MVHRLKKTPQFELRNFQTQIPRPPSHGSAWPTFPPHQQWTPQGYPYGYQQNPNSPPNPALMMDANLPCSAFTDDICHQQREQMGSLVSKCCNKGIYLTDVCIPGKCSNSTTQLCCFQKFLQAKYSCCNDPTQDEGAPKLTNKFNKCCHNLFVTDVSF